Proteins encoded within one genomic window of Episyrphus balteatus chromosome 1, idEpiBalt1.1, whole genome shotgun sequence:
- the LOC129913161 gene encoding phosphoribosylformylglycinamidine synthase isoform X1, translating into MTILRFYAEDAFDAQHVTRVLKQLQTVSRMPENKVCSLKLEKCFHVETTNFVCDEKTESILRWLLKHPQKEDNLKNESSLSETNEKTIIIEIGPRFNFSTAFSTNCVNICHNVGLNHINRIEMSIRYLIEFNGKPTNLEELIEVLSDRMTECQYTPENLPVESFNEQLPKQQRDWHIVPILTEGRSALEKVNEELGLAFGEWDLNYYTNMFQNTLKRNPTTVELFDCAQSNSEHSRHWFFRGQMFVDGVEEEKSLFKMIMDTQLHTNANNTIKFGDNSSAIKGFEHLALQPENCSGPGKVTLQKVESDLIFTAETHNMPTAVAPFSGATTGTGGRIRDVQGVGRGGLTIAGTAGYCVGSLNIPGYTLPFECGSSKYPPSFAKPLKILIDASNGASDYGNKFGEPVISGFVISYGLEDPQQERNEYVKPIMFSGGLGTMSSSMRKKTDPEKGMLLAKIGGPVYRIGVGGGAASSVEVQGDNSSNLDFNAVQRGDAEMENKLNRVVRACVEMGDNNPILAIHDQGAGGNGNVLKELVEPGFAGAVIFSKEFQLGDPTITALELWGAEYQENNAILCAPESRQILQDICDRERCPISFVGFVTGNGYVTLLETEADFEKYENREEIENYGPVPFDLHLKHVLGDMPKRRYDLERTKPNLNPLKLDENIGFSSTLNRVLSILSVGSKRFLTNKVDRCVTGLIAQQQCVGPLHTPLADFALTAVSHFGHEGIATSIGTQPIKGLISAAAMARMSVAEAISNLVFVGISELADVKCSGNWMWAAKLPGEGAKLFDACREMCEIMKELNIAVDGGKDSLSMAARVDSKTVKSPGTLVISTYAPCPDVRVKITPDLKAPSQGNIGHLVWVNIEGLFRLGGSALAQAYCQQGMFSPNVEKTTVLKKAFNITQKLLKEKKLLAGHDISDGGLIVTLVEMAFAGISGIEIDMTGALEKLDKDSVKLEEVPKDKIEFGVMFAEEAGWVLEVEGQYLQEVMDEFKSENVPVYCIGKSTGFGLDSSIIVKSRSNIILRSDVRTLFKKWENTSFELEKLQANAECAVDEFNSLNYRTAPKYNCTANLDPEVKLSRLGKSVKVAVLREEGVNSDREMISCLLKAKFEVHDLTMSDLLMKKTTLEQYRGIVFPGGFSYADTLGSGKGWAANIMFNEHLAPQFDAFRKRPDSFSLGICNGCQLMSLIGWVGSVENDQAAQGAVDIPDVALLHNKSERFECRWSTLRIEESNSMMLKNLEGSVLGCWVAHGEGRFSFRTDDVLKKLKTNKCITMRYADDNGAPTQSYPMNPNGSIDAVAGICSEDGRHLALMPHPERCSQMYQWPYTPAGCEFEQSPWQVMFNNAFVWCTTKNE; encoded by the exons ccTGAAAACAAAGTATGTTCTTTAAAGCTAGAAAAATGCTTCCACGTGGAGACCACCAATTTTGTATGTGATGAAAAAACTGAAAGTATTTTGCGATGGCTGCTTAAGCACCCACAAAAAgaagacaatttaaaaaatgaatcaTCTTTGAGCGAAACCAATGAAAAAACGATTATTATCGAAATTGGTCcacgttttaatttttcaacggCCTTCTCTACCAATTGTGTTAATATATGTCATAATGTTGGCCTTAATCATATCAATCGAATTGAAATGTCCATAAGGTATTTAATTGAATTCAATGGAAAACCAACGAACTTGGAAGAATTAATAGAAGTTTTATCGGATCGCATGACCGAATGTCAATACACACCAGAAAATCTACCCGTAGAAAGTTTTAATGAGCAACTTCCTAAACAACAACGTGACTGGCACATAGTTCCGATTTTAACTGAAGGAAGATCGGCGTTGGAAAAAGTCAATGAAGAATTAGGACTTGCATTTGGAGAATGGgatttaaattattatacaaATATGTTCCAAAATACTCTTAAAAGAAATCCAACTACTGTGGAACTCTTTGACTGCGCCCAAAGTAATAGTGAACATTCACGTCATTGGTTTTTCCGTGGACAAATGTTTGTCGATGGAGTAGAAGAGGAGAAATCATTGTTTAAAATGATTATGGATACTCAGTTACACACCAATGCCAACAACACCATCAAATTCGGGGACAACAGTAGTGCAATCAAAGGTTTTGAACATCTTGCGTTGCAACCAGAAAACTGTTCTGGACCAGGAAAGGTAACTCTGCAAAAGGTTGAGTCCGATTTGATATTTACTGCTGAAACCCATAACATGCCAACAGCCGTTGCTCCATTTAGTGGTGCTACAACTGGCACTGGAGGACGAATAAG agaTGTGCAGGGAGTCGGTCGAGGTGGTCTAACAATTGCGGGTACAGCTGGTTATTGCGTTGGTAGTTTAAACATTCCAG GTTACACATTACCTTTTGAGTGTGGAAGTTCGAAATATCCACCATCGTTTGCCAAGCCTCTTAAAATTCTCATCGACGCTAGTAATGGCGCTTCGGATTATGGAAACAAATTCGGAGAACCTGTTATATCGGGATTCGTAATTTCTTATGGACTCGAAGACCCACAACAAGAACGAAATGAGTATGTTAAACCCATTATGTTCAGTGGTGGTTTGGGTACAATGAGTTCCAGCATGAGGAAAAAGACTGATCCCGAAAAAG GCATGCTTTTAGCTAAAATTGGCGGACCAGTCTATCGTATCGGTGTTGGTGGAGGAGCTGCAAGTTCCGTGGAAGTTCAAGGTGACAACAGTTCCAACTTAGATTTCAATGCTGTTCAACGAGGTGATGCtgaaatggaaaacaaattaaaCCGCGTTGTCAGGGCATGTGTAGAAATGGGAGATAACAATCCTATTTTAGCAATTCATGATCAG ggTGCTGGGGGCAATGGCAACGTTCTCAAGGAACTAGTCGAGCCAGGATTTGCTGGAGCTGTTATATTTTCCAAAGAATTCCAATTAGGTGATCCAACAATCACAGCATTAGAACTCTGGGGCGCTGAATACCAGGAAAACAATGCCATTCTCTGTGCACCAGAGAGCCGGCAAATACTTCAAGATATATGTGATCGAGAGCGTTGTCCAATCAGCTTTGTTGGATTTGTTACTGGAAATGGATATGTCACCCTCTTGGAGACCGAAGCAGATTTCGAAAAATACGAAAACCGTGAAGAAATTGAAAACTACGGTCCAGTTCCGTTTGACTTGCATTTGAAACATGTTTTAGGCGATATGCCAAAACGTAGATATGATTTGGAACGTACCAAACCGAATCTCAATCCTTTGAAGCTCGATGAAAACATTGGTTTTTCGAGTACCTTAAACCGAGTCCTTAGCATTTTGTCTGTAGGAAGTAAGCGTTTTCTCACCAACAAAGTTGATCGCTGTGTAACTGGTCTCATAGCACAACAGCAATGTGTTGGACCATTGCACACACCTCTTGCTGATTTCGCTTTAACGGCAGTCTCTCATTTCGGACACGAAGGTATTGCAACTTCTATAGGAACACAACCTATTAAGGGACTTATCAGTGCAGCTGCAATGGCACGTATGTCTGTTGCAGAAGCTATATCGAATTTAGtatttgttggaataagtgagCTGGCAGATGTGAAATGCTCAGGAAACTGGATGTGGGCAGCAAAGCTACCAGGCGAGGGGGCAAAATTATTTGATGCTTGTAGGGAAATGTGTGAAATTATGAAGGAGCTGAATATCGCTGTCGATGGTGGAAAAGATTCCCTGTCCATGGCAGCACGTGTTGATTCAAAAACAGTGAAATCACCTGGCACCCTGGTAATCTCAACCTACGCTCCATGTCCTGATGTCAGAGTTAAAATAACTCCAGATTTGAAAGCTCCATCCCAAGGAAATATTGGTCATTTGGTTTGGGTGAACATCGAAGGACTTTTCAGATTGGGTGGTTCGGCTCTGGCTCAAGCTTATTGCCAACAGGGAATGTTCAGTCCAAATGTAGAAAAAACTACAGTTCTAAAGAAAGCATTCAATATAACCCAAAAACTCCTTAAAGAGAAGAAGCTTCTTGCAGGTCATGACATAAGCGATGGAGGCTTGATTGTTACTCTTGTTGAAATGGCATTTGCTGGAATCTCAGGTATTGAAATCGATATGACTGGAGCTCTCGAAAAACTTGACAAAGATTCAGTTAAACTTGAAGAAGTTCCCAAAGACAAAATCGAATTTGGAGTTATGTTTGCAGAAGAGGCTGGATGGGTTCTTGAAGTAGAAGGTCAATACCTTCAAGAAGTAATGGACGAATTCAAAAGCGAAAATGTTCCTGTTTATTGCATTGGCAAATCAACTGGTTTCGGACTTGATTCAAGCATTATTGTTAAAAGTCGTAGTAATATTATATTACGCAGTGATGTCAGAACACTGTTCAAAAAATGGGAGAATACCAGTTTCGAATTGGAAAAACTCCAAGCAAATGCTGAATGTGCTGTTGATGAATTCAATAGCTTAAATTATAGAACTGCTCCCAAATATAATTGCACTGCCAATTTGGATCCTGAAGTTAAGTTAAGTCGGCTAGGTAAGAGTGTTAAGGTAGCAGTTCTAAGAGAAGAAGGAGTTAATAGTGACCGTGAAATGATATCGTGCTTGTTAAAAGCAAAGTTCGAAGTTCATGATTTAACAATGTCAGATTTGTTGATGAAGAAAACTACTCTCGAACAGTATAGAGGAATCGTGTTTCCAGGAGGTTTCAGCTACGCTGATACACTAGGTTCAGGTAAAGGATGGGCGGCTAATATAATGTTTAATGAGCATTTAGCTCCCCAGTTTGATGCATTTAGAAAGCGCCCCGACTCGTTTTCATTAGGTATTTGCAATGGCTGTCAGCTAATGTCCCTCATAGGATGGGTGGGCTCAGTTGAAAATGATCAAGCAGCACAAGGAGCAGTTGATATTCCTGATGTTGCACTGCTCCATAATAAGTCAGAGAGATTCGAATGCCGTTGGTCTACACTTCGTATCGAAGAAAGCAACTCAATGATGTTGAAAAACTTGGAAGGATCTGTTCTGGGATGTTGGGTTGCTCATGGCGAAGGAAGATTTTCATTCCGAACGGatgatgttttgaaaaaattaaaaacaaacaaatgcatTACAATGCGTTATGCTGATGACAATGGAGCTCCCACTCAGTCTTATCCAATGAATCCAAATGGCAGTATTGATGCAGTGGCAGGTATATGTTCCGAAGACGGTAGGCATTTAGCTTTGATGCCCCATCCAGAGAGATGTAGTCAAATGTACCAGTGGCCTTATACACCAGCAGGTTGTGAATTTGAGCAAAGTCCATGGCAAGTAATGTTTAACAATGCATTTGTGTGGTGTACAACGAAGAATGAATGA
- the LOC129913175 gene encoding FAST kinase domain-containing protein 1, mitochondrial-like isoform X3, with translation MYCRIFIKPPLQYAKTLFTKQSPFLLKILQRKLIQFPQSRIALQTTHCGSSQLRFYSSGDGDSILESETFEDLIFEENLLDFSFKNILYREDDPVVKKINTCRSAQELLDMFAKEGARFQSAHLVQSVILLWDFCRRAENGVSEVQGIIKAHGQFEELLAKLLESVENLNPNEMTCCFLYLKRIGLNSEHKIIQDLLFSILEKIRKGENIPLSALSRFCVAIGTDKIFNTSFVGKNMLPQVIKALETCVTAEEIRLITICLINVRQLVVAEILESYKSKVQQLMKLDIINTESTKCSLKILNFLNHPSWSHRNSELSRQLMLLIMPVVHDLSEEDVKTAYRIYQSQLEPAAIAPKLLKVSETLLEKHPTEEMLTCIVQFAEPKKKERLIEIFQKQLSNESMWQRQTAPFYFFTILRSLKISDSALCNQYWNKVLEDLEKNPEGKEHYVFSRHCHRYMYFNNNLGGTYRHYDFEKRMAHLCMNEIENGISSMIPSKFASIASFVLGYGHTYRGNSMIPSVILSKIETMKYQFSPDDCLQLSRGIQIAFEMRFRHFVPTILGQQLGIIEKALCESAQRHLDTLSDDNAKDLNVIVRALNNRKSPKKSSIYQQALNKYNHIKPDTLNSRLLRNMSYNLSTSNFVAPEILEKMFTYIMENEEYVTGDTAEKIISCSYNLGYSPQMQEYLDSISRIVMRDFNYMTGLSIIQACLALCFYKTIPETLINKVFCVHFIKRIEEEIEMCYSKATYPERVLNQVMQLNRAVCLDFPEVDVPWFQQNYLEAQLSKYPFVPSRYNDDVKQVLLSLLKDESLFRCNHVTPYGYRIDFVIHFDTQKHPIPAPVETTVLDKITKVAILLLKLDSLCENDLLTMRGKEALRMRHLEMLGYKVVHINEVDWNHLKVQNDRATYLKCLLQITS, from the exons atgtattgcCGAATCTTTATAAAACCACCTTTGCAATATGCCAAAACTTTATTTACAAAACAATCGccctttttacttaaaattcttCAACGAAAGCTAATACAATTTCCACAAAGTAGAATTGCTCTGCAAACCACTCACTGTGGTAGCAGTCAATTGAGATTCTATTCTAGCGGAGATGGAGATTCAATTTTGGAATCGGAAACATTCGAAGATCTCATCTTCGAGGAGAATCTActtgatttttcatttaaaaatattctctacCGTGAAGATGATCCTGTAGTCAAAAAGATAAACACATGTCGTTCTGCACAGGAA TTATTAGATATGTTTGCTAAGGAAGGAGCTCGATTTCAATCCGCACATTTAGTTCAATCTGTGATTTTACTTTGGGACTTTTGTCGTAGAGCAGAAAATGGTGTTTCTGAAGTTCAAGGTATCATCAAAGCACATGGCCAGTTTGAAGAACTTCTGGCAAAGCTATTGGAGAGTGTTGAAAATCTCAATCCAAACGAAATGACATGCTGTTTCCTGTACTTGAAACGAATAGGATTGAATTCTGAACACAAAATAATTCAGGATCTTCTATTCTCTATTTTGGAAAAGATCAGAAAAG GTGAAAATATTCCACTATCAGCTCTATCCAGGTTTTGTGTTGCTATTGGCACTGACAAAATCTTTAATACCTCATTCGTTGGCAAAAATATGCTTCCTCAAGTTATTAAAGCACTAGAAACCTGTGTAACAGCTGAGGAAATAAGACTTATAACAATTTGCCTTATTAATGTAAGGCAACTTGTTGTAGCAGAAATTCTAGAGTCCTACAAGTCAAAAGTACAACAACTAATGAAACTCGACATAATAAACACTGAAAGTACAAAATGttccttaaaaattttaaacttcctAAACCATCCGTCTTGGTCTCATAGAAACTCGGAGCTTTCTAGACAGCTAATGCTTCTAATTATGCCGGTCGTTCATGATTTATCTGAAGAAGATGTTAAAACAGCTTATAGAATATACCAGAGCCAACTCGAACCGGCGGCTATAGCTCCAAAGCTTCTTAAAGTAAGCGAAACATTGCTCGAAAAACATCCTACCGAAGAAATGTTAACATGCATTGTACAATTTGCGGAGCCGAAAAAGAAAGAACGTCTTATAGAGATCTTCCAAAAGCAATTATCAAATGAATCGATGTGGCAACGACAAACAGCACCtttctattttttcacaattttacgATCGTTGAAAATTTCCGACAGTGCATTATGCAACCAATATTGGAATAAAGTATTAGAAGATCTAGAAAAGAATCCAGAGGGAAAAGAACATTACGTATTTTCAAGACATTGTCATCGttatatgtattttaataataatttgggAGGAACTTATCGACATTATGATTTTGAGAAACGTATGGCCCATTTGTGCatgaatgaaattgaaaatggTATATCGAGTATGATTCCTTCGAAATTTGCAAGCATAGCGTCATTTGTTTTGGGATATGGTCACACATATCGGGGAAATTCAATGATTCCAAGtgttattttgtcaaaaattgaaacaatgaaATATCAATTTAGTCCAGATGATTGTTTACAATTGTCGAGAGGTATTCAAATTGCTTTTGAAATGAG atttcgtcattttgtcccaacaaTATTGGGTCAACAATTGGGTATTATAGAAAAAGCACTGTGTGAGAGTGCACAAAGACATTTGGACACTTTGAGTGATGACAATGCAAAGGATTTAAATGTTATTGTTCGTGCATTAAACAATCgaaaaa gtccAAAAAAATCCTCAATATACCAACAAGCGCTCAACAAGTACAATCACATAAAACCAGATACGCTCAATTCTAGATTACTGCGAAATATGTCCTATAACTTGAGCACATCAAATTTTGTTGCTCCAGAAATTCTAGAAAAAATGTTCACTTACATTATGGAGAATGAGGAATACGTGACAGGCGATACAGCTGAAAAGATCATTTCTTGTTCTTATAATTTGGGATACTCGCCTCAAATGCAAGAGTATTTAGATTCAATTTCTAGAATAGTAATGAG agatTTTAATTATATGACCGGACTCTCAATAATACAAGCCTGCTTAGCACTATGCTTTTATAAGACAATACCGGAAACacttataaataaagttttttgtgTACATTTTATAAAACGAATCgaagaagaaattgaaatgtgctACTCAAAG GCGACTTACCCAGAACGAGTTCTAAATCAAGTAATGCAACTTAATCGTGCGGTTTGTTTGGATTTCCCCGAAGTAGATGTCCCATGGTTTCAGCAAAATTATCTCGAAGCTCAACTAAGCAAat ATCCATTTGTTCCAAGTAGGTACAACGATGATGTTAAACAAGTTCTTCTTTCACTTTTGAAGGATGAATCTCTATTTCGTTGTAATCATGTTACTCCATATGGATATAGA atagacTTTGTGATTCATTTCGACACTCAAAAACATCCTATTCCTGCTCCAGTCGAAACAACAGTTCTGGATAAAATCACAAA agTCGCAATATTGTTGCTCAAACTCGATTCGTTATGTGAAAACGACTTGCTTACCATGCGCGGCAAAGAGGCATTAAGAATGCGACATCTAGAAATGCTTGGTTACAAAGTGGTGCACATAAATGAGGTTGATTGGAACCATTTGAAAGTACAAAATGACAGAgcaacttacttaaaatgtttgTTACAAATAACTAGctga
- the LOC129913161 gene encoding phosphoribosylformylglycinamidine synthase isoform X2: MTILRFYAEDAFDAQHVTRVLKQLQTPENKVCSLKLEKCFHVETTNFVCDEKTESILRWLLKHPQKEDNLKNESSLSETNEKTIIIEIGPRFNFSTAFSTNCVNICHNVGLNHINRIEMSIRYLIEFNGKPTNLEELIEVLSDRMTECQYTPENLPVESFNEQLPKQQRDWHIVPILTEGRSALEKVNEELGLAFGEWDLNYYTNMFQNTLKRNPTTVELFDCAQSNSEHSRHWFFRGQMFVDGVEEEKSLFKMIMDTQLHTNANNTIKFGDNSSAIKGFEHLALQPENCSGPGKVTLQKVESDLIFTAETHNMPTAVAPFSGATTGTGGRIRDVQGVGRGGLTIAGTAGYCVGSLNIPGYTLPFECGSSKYPPSFAKPLKILIDASNGASDYGNKFGEPVISGFVISYGLEDPQQERNEYVKPIMFSGGLGTMSSSMRKKTDPEKGMLLAKIGGPVYRIGVGGGAASSVEVQGDNSSNLDFNAVQRGDAEMENKLNRVVRACVEMGDNNPILAIHDQGAGGNGNVLKELVEPGFAGAVIFSKEFQLGDPTITALELWGAEYQENNAILCAPESRQILQDICDRERCPISFVGFVTGNGYVTLLETEADFEKYENREEIENYGPVPFDLHLKHVLGDMPKRRYDLERTKPNLNPLKLDENIGFSSTLNRVLSILSVGSKRFLTNKVDRCVTGLIAQQQCVGPLHTPLADFALTAVSHFGHEGIATSIGTQPIKGLISAAAMARMSVAEAISNLVFVGISELADVKCSGNWMWAAKLPGEGAKLFDACREMCEIMKELNIAVDGGKDSLSMAARVDSKTVKSPGTLVISTYAPCPDVRVKITPDLKAPSQGNIGHLVWVNIEGLFRLGGSALAQAYCQQGMFSPNVEKTTVLKKAFNITQKLLKEKKLLAGHDISDGGLIVTLVEMAFAGISGIEIDMTGALEKLDKDSVKLEEVPKDKIEFGVMFAEEAGWVLEVEGQYLQEVMDEFKSENVPVYCIGKSTGFGLDSSIIVKSRSNIILRSDVRTLFKKWENTSFELEKLQANAECAVDEFNSLNYRTAPKYNCTANLDPEVKLSRLGKSVKVAVLREEGVNSDREMISCLLKAKFEVHDLTMSDLLMKKTTLEQYRGIVFPGGFSYADTLGSGKGWAANIMFNEHLAPQFDAFRKRPDSFSLGICNGCQLMSLIGWVGSVENDQAAQGAVDIPDVALLHNKSERFECRWSTLRIEESNSMMLKNLEGSVLGCWVAHGEGRFSFRTDDVLKKLKTNKCITMRYADDNGAPTQSYPMNPNGSIDAVAGICSEDGRHLALMPHPERCSQMYQWPYTPAGCEFEQSPWQVMFNNAFVWCTTKNE, from the exons ccTGAAAACAAAGTATGTTCTTTAAAGCTAGAAAAATGCTTCCACGTGGAGACCACCAATTTTGTATGTGATGAAAAAACTGAAAGTATTTTGCGATGGCTGCTTAAGCACCCACAAAAAgaagacaatttaaaaaatgaatcaTCTTTGAGCGAAACCAATGAAAAAACGATTATTATCGAAATTGGTCcacgttttaatttttcaacggCCTTCTCTACCAATTGTGTTAATATATGTCATAATGTTGGCCTTAATCATATCAATCGAATTGAAATGTCCATAAGGTATTTAATTGAATTCAATGGAAAACCAACGAACTTGGAAGAATTAATAGAAGTTTTATCGGATCGCATGACCGAATGTCAATACACACCAGAAAATCTACCCGTAGAAAGTTTTAATGAGCAACTTCCTAAACAACAACGTGACTGGCACATAGTTCCGATTTTAACTGAAGGAAGATCGGCGTTGGAAAAAGTCAATGAAGAATTAGGACTTGCATTTGGAGAATGGgatttaaattattatacaaATATGTTCCAAAATACTCTTAAAAGAAATCCAACTACTGTGGAACTCTTTGACTGCGCCCAAAGTAATAGTGAACATTCACGTCATTGGTTTTTCCGTGGACAAATGTTTGTCGATGGAGTAGAAGAGGAGAAATCATTGTTTAAAATGATTATGGATACTCAGTTACACACCAATGCCAACAACACCATCAAATTCGGGGACAACAGTAGTGCAATCAAAGGTTTTGAACATCTTGCGTTGCAACCAGAAAACTGTTCTGGACCAGGAAAGGTAACTCTGCAAAAGGTTGAGTCCGATTTGATATTTACTGCTGAAACCCATAACATGCCAACAGCCGTTGCTCCATTTAGTGGTGCTACAACTGGCACTGGAGGACGAATAAG agaTGTGCAGGGAGTCGGTCGAGGTGGTCTAACAATTGCGGGTACAGCTGGTTATTGCGTTGGTAGTTTAAACATTCCAG GTTACACATTACCTTTTGAGTGTGGAAGTTCGAAATATCCACCATCGTTTGCCAAGCCTCTTAAAATTCTCATCGACGCTAGTAATGGCGCTTCGGATTATGGAAACAAATTCGGAGAACCTGTTATATCGGGATTCGTAATTTCTTATGGACTCGAAGACCCACAACAAGAACGAAATGAGTATGTTAAACCCATTATGTTCAGTGGTGGTTTGGGTACAATGAGTTCCAGCATGAGGAAAAAGACTGATCCCGAAAAAG GCATGCTTTTAGCTAAAATTGGCGGACCAGTCTATCGTATCGGTGTTGGTGGAGGAGCTGCAAGTTCCGTGGAAGTTCAAGGTGACAACAGTTCCAACTTAGATTTCAATGCTGTTCAACGAGGTGATGCtgaaatggaaaacaaattaaaCCGCGTTGTCAGGGCATGTGTAGAAATGGGAGATAACAATCCTATTTTAGCAATTCATGATCAG ggTGCTGGGGGCAATGGCAACGTTCTCAAGGAACTAGTCGAGCCAGGATTTGCTGGAGCTGTTATATTTTCCAAAGAATTCCAATTAGGTGATCCAACAATCACAGCATTAGAACTCTGGGGCGCTGAATACCAGGAAAACAATGCCATTCTCTGTGCACCAGAGAGCCGGCAAATACTTCAAGATATATGTGATCGAGAGCGTTGTCCAATCAGCTTTGTTGGATTTGTTACTGGAAATGGATATGTCACCCTCTTGGAGACCGAAGCAGATTTCGAAAAATACGAAAACCGTGAAGAAATTGAAAACTACGGTCCAGTTCCGTTTGACTTGCATTTGAAACATGTTTTAGGCGATATGCCAAAACGTAGATATGATTTGGAACGTACCAAACCGAATCTCAATCCTTTGAAGCTCGATGAAAACATTGGTTTTTCGAGTACCTTAAACCGAGTCCTTAGCATTTTGTCTGTAGGAAGTAAGCGTTTTCTCACCAACAAAGTTGATCGCTGTGTAACTGGTCTCATAGCACAACAGCAATGTGTTGGACCATTGCACACACCTCTTGCTGATTTCGCTTTAACGGCAGTCTCTCATTTCGGACACGAAGGTATTGCAACTTCTATAGGAACACAACCTATTAAGGGACTTATCAGTGCAGCTGCAATGGCACGTATGTCTGTTGCAGAAGCTATATCGAATTTAGtatttgttggaataagtgagCTGGCAGATGTGAAATGCTCAGGAAACTGGATGTGGGCAGCAAAGCTACCAGGCGAGGGGGCAAAATTATTTGATGCTTGTAGGGAAATGTGTGAAATTATGAAGGAGCTGAATATCGCTGTCGATGGTGGAAAAGATTCCCTGTCCATGGCAGCACGTGTTGATTCAAAAACAGTGAAATCACCTGGCACCCTGGTAATCTCAACCTACGCTCCATGTCCTGATGTCAGAGTTAAAATAACTCCAGATTTGAAAGCTCCATCCCAAGGAAATATTGGTCATTTGGTTTGGGTGAACATCGAAGGACTTTTCAGATTGGGTGGTTCGGCTCTGGCTCAAGCTTATTGCCAACAGGGAATGTTCAGTCCAAATGTAGAAAAAACTACAGTTCTAAAGAAAGCATTCAATATAACCCAAAAACTCCTTAAAGAGAAGAAGCTTCTTGCAGGTCATGACATAAGCGATGGAGGCTTGATTGTTACTCTTGTTGAAATGGCATTTGCTGGAATCTCAGGTATTGAAATCGATATGACTGGAGCTCTCGAAAAACTTGACAAAGATTCAGTTAAACTTGAAGAAGTTCCCAAAGACAAAATCGAATTTGGAGTTATGTTTGCAGAAGAGGCTGGATGGGTTCTTGAAGTAGAAGGTCAATACCTTCAAGAAGTAATGGACGAATTCAAAAGCGAAAATGTTCCTGTTTATTGCATTGGCAAATCAACTGGTTTCGGACTTGATTCAAGCATTATTGTTAAAAGTCGTAGTAATATTATATTACGCAGTGATGTCAGAACACTGTTCAAAAAATGGGAGAATACCAGTTTCGAATTGGAAAAACTCCAAGCAAATGCTGAATGTGCTGTTGATGAATTCAATAGCTTAAATTATAGAACTGCTCCCAAATATAATTGCACTGCCAATTTGGATCCTGAAGTTAAGTTAAGTCGGCTAGGTAAGAGTGTTAAGGTAGCAGTTCTAAGAGAAGAAGGAGTTAATAGTGACCGTGAAATGATATCGTGCTTGTTAAAAGCAAAGTTCGAAGTTCATGATTTAACAATGTCAGATTTGTTGATGAAGAAAACTACTCTCGAACAGTATAGAGGAATCGTGTTTCCAGGAGGTTTCAGCTACGCTGATACACTAGGTTCAGGTAAAGGATGGGCGGCTAATATAATGTTTAATGAGCATTTAGCTCCCCAGTTTGATGCATTTAGAAAGCGCCCCGACTCGTTTTCATTAGGTATTTGCAATGGCTGTCAGCTAATGTCCCTCATAGGATGGGTGGGCTCAGTTGAAAATGATCAAGCAGCACAAGGAGCAGTTGATATTCCTGATGTTGCACTGCTCCATAATAAGTCAGAGAGATTCGAATGCCGTTGGTCTACACTTCGTATCGAAGAAAGCAACTCAATGATGTTGAAAAACTTGGAAGGATCTGTTCTGGGATGTTGGGTTGCTCATGGCGAAGGAAGATTTTCATTCCGAACGGatgatgttttgaaaaaattaaaaacaaacaaatgcatTACAATGCGTTATGCTGATGACAATGGAGCTCCCACTCAGTCTTATCCAATGAATCCAAATGGCAGTATTGATGCAGTGGCAGGTATATGTTCCGAAGACGGTAGGCATTTAGCTTTGATGCCCCATCCAGAGAGATGTAGTCAAATGTACCAGTGGCCTTATACACCAGCAGGTTGTGAATTTGAGCAAAGTCCATGGCAAGTAATGTTTAACAATGCATTTGTGTGGTGTACAACGAAGAATGAATGA